In one Notolabrus celidotus isolate fNotCel1 chromosome 1, fNotCel1.pri, whole genome shotgun sequence genomic region, the following are encoded:
- the LOC117815931 gene encoding cytochrome c oxidase assembly protein COX14 homolog, whose protein sequence is MITGKRLADIGYRTFSASMMLLTAYGGYLCVMRGYRYMQKQKQLQLAAENQDPEVIKD, encoded by the coding sequence ATGATCACTGGAAAGCGCCTGGCTGACATCGGCTATCGGACCTTCTCAGCCTCCATGATGCTGCTGACGGCCTACGGTGGTTACCTTTGTGTTATGCGAGGATACCGCTACATGCAGAAGCAGAAACAGCTTCAACTGGCAGCAGAGAACCAGGATCCAGAAGTCATCAAAGACTGA
- the LOC117812622 gene encoding LOW QUALITY PROTEIN: pre-miRNA 5'-monophosphate methyltransferase (The sequence of the model RefSeq protein was modified relative to this genomic sequence to represent the inferred CDS: inserted 2 bases in 2 codons), translated as MTTMATCSISDSANVDDLSNDPGAARYGNFINYYTFNPPENRLSLIPASLLKDLGCSDVQRDTLILDVGCNSGDLSVALYKHLVLGPACAESSEKRKVHLLGFDIDEELIQRAQQANPLPNNISFIPLDITQDTQQLQDYLIKHGSSHFHLCVCLAVTMWVHLNHGDAGLLQLLSHLASISQHXLVEAQPWKCYRSAARRLRKLGRSDFEHFKTLKIHGDIETHVREHLEXNCGMELIQNFGETTWSRKPMLFKREETKGTVQP; from the exons ATGACTACAATGGCAACATGCTCGATAAGTGACTCCGCCAATGTAGACGATTTGAGCAATGATCCAGGCGCCGCACGTTATGGCAACTTTATAAACTATTACACCTTCAATCCGCCTGAAAACCGCCTGAGTCTGATTCCAGCTTCCCTCCTTAAGGACTTAGGTTGCAGTGATGTTCAGAGAGACACGCTGATACTGGACGTGGGATGCAACTCAGGG GATCTGAGTGTGGCTTTATACAAGCACCTGGTTCTGGGTCCTGCGTGTGCAGAGTCGTCAGAGAAAAGGAAAGTCCACCTCCTGGGCTTCGACATTGATGAGGAGCTCATTCAGCGGGCTCAGCAGGCCAACCCCCTTCCCAACAACATCTCCTTCATCCCTCTAGACATCACTCAGgacacacagcagctgcaggactACCTCATCAAGCATGGCAGCTCCCACttccacttgtgtgtgtgtctggccgTCACCATGTGGGTCCATCTGAATCATGGAGACGCCggcctgctgcagctgctctctCATCTTGCCTCCATCAGCCAGC TGCTGGTGGAGGCGCAGCCATGGAAGTGCTATCGCAGTGCAGCCCGGCGCCTGAGGAAGCTGGGCCGCTCTGACTTTGAACACTTCAAGACCCTAAAGATCCACGGGGACATAGAGACACATGTTAGAGAGCATCTGG AAAACTGTGGCATGGAGCTCATACAGAACTTTGGTGAAACGACGTGGAGCCGGAAACcaatgctttttaaaagagaggaGACTAAAGGGACAGTTCAACCCTAA